Proteins from one Effusibacillus pohliae DSM 22757 genomic window:
- a CDS encoding alpha-ketoacid dehydrogenase subunit beta, translating to MAIKSYIEAVTEALAEEMEKDPRVFVLGEDVGVRGGVFRATAGLIERFGEERVMDTPLAESAIVGVAIGAAMVGMRPVAEIQFADFIMPAYNQIVSEAARIRYRSNGDWNCPITIRAPYGGGVHGALYHSQSVEALFHHVPGLKIVAPSTPYEVKGLLKAAIRDEDPVIFFEHKRCYRLIKGEVPEEDYVLPIGKANVKREGTDITVFTYGLMVHFCLEAAEALAQEGISVHVVDLVSIRPLDVETILEAARKTGKVLIVHEDNKFGGVGAEVSAIISEEALFDLDAPIMRLCGPEIPAMPYSPPLEKFYLLNPTKIADAMRKLAEF from the coding sequence GAGATGGAAAAAGACCCGCGCGTCTTTGTGCTGGGTGAAGACGTCGGCGTGCGCGGCGGGGTGTTCCGGGCAACAGCCGGTTTAATCGAGCGGTTTGGCGAGGAGCGGGTGATGGACACGCCGCTGGCCGAATCGGCGATCGTTGGCGTGGCGATCGGCGCCGCGATGGTCGGCATGCGTCCGGTGGCGGAGATCCAGTTTGCCGATTTTATTATGCCGGCGTACAACCAGATTGTTTCGGAAGCCGCCCGGATTCGCTACCGTTCCAACGGCGACTGGAATTGCCCGATCACCATTCGCGCGCCCTACGGCGGCGGCGTGCACGGGGCGCTGTATCACTCGCAAAGCGTCGAGGCGCTTTTTCACCATGTTCCCGGGCTGAAGATCGTTGCGCCCTCCACGCCGTATGAGGTGAAAGGCCTGCTGAAAGCCGCGATCCGCGACGAGGACCCGGTGATTTTTTTCGAACATAAACGCTGCTACCGTCTGATCAAGGGAGAAGTTCCGGAAGAAGACTATGTGCTGCCGATCGGCAAGGCGAATGTGAAGCGGGAAGGCACCGACATCACGGTCTTCACGTACGGGCTGATGGTTCATTTCTGTCTGGAAGCGGCGGAAGCGCTGGCGCAGGAAGGCATTTCGGTGCATGTGGTCGACCTGGTCAGCATCCGGCCGCTTGACGTCGAAACCATTCTGGAAGCGGCGCGAAAAACGGGCAAAGTTCTGATCGTGCACGAAGACAACAAATTTGGCGGGGTCGGAGCCGAAGTGTCCGCCATCATTTCGGAAGAGGCACTGTTTGATCTGGATGCGCCGATCATGCGGCTGTGCGGTCCGGAAATCCCGGCGATGCCCTACAGCCCGCCGCTGGAAAAATTCTACCTGTTGAACCCGACGAAGATCGCCGATGCGATGCGAAAATTGGCCGAGTTCTAG